A single region of the Chiloscyllium plagiosum isolate BGI_BamShark_2017 unplaced genomic scaffold, ASM401019v2 scaf_8224, whole genome shotgun sequence genome encodes:
- the LOC122547618 gene encoding E3 ubiquitin ligase RNF157-like → MGGERFDSTHPEGYLFGENSDLNFLGVRPVPFPYAAPPPQDPVKTLRSLINIRKDTLRLVKCSEEVKTPGEELLKPKVYYNVEFTFDADARVAITIYYRATEQFQNGCASYIVKDNSLQSETVHYKRGVCQQFCLPSHTIDPSDWMEDEVKNSSTYRMYRIRVIPMGDLSDITFRSAKRGKITQQSRFQRRSQR, encoded by the exons ATGGGAGGAGAGAGGTTTGACTCCACTCATCCTGAAGGCTACCTGTTTGGAGAGAACAGTGACCTCAATTTTCTGGGAGTCCGCCCTGTACCT TTTCCCTATGCTGCTCCACCCCCTCAGGATCCAGTGAAGACATTACGGAGCTTGATAAACATCCGGAAAGACACTCTGCGACTGGTCAA GTGCAGTGAGGAGGTGAAGACTCCAGGTGAGGAACTCCTGAAGCCTAAGGTCTACTACAACGTGGAGTTTACTTTCGATGCTGACGCGCGTGTGGCCATCACAATCTATTACCGAGCAACAGAGCAGTTTCAGAATGGCTGTGCCAG TTACATAGTGAAGGATAACTCCCTCCAATCGGAAACTGTGCACTACAAACGGGGCGTGTGCCAGCAGTTCTGTTTGCCATCTCACACCATCGACCCTTCAGACTGGATGGAGGATGAGGTAAAAAACAGCAGTACTTACAGAATGTACAGGATCCGGGTCATTCCCATGGGCGACCTGTCAGACATCACATTCCGATCAGCAAAGAGGGGCAAGATAACTCAACAGAGCAGATTCCagaggaggtcacagagatag